A single window of Neurospora crassa OR74A linkage group VII, whole genome shotgun sequence DNA harbors:
- a CDS encoding oxidoreductase has product MTTLTGKTILITGGTRGLGAVTALALARLGPHKIYITGRPSSSATADTLISKIRSEAESNPNANNVCTNITFLPTDNASLASVSATAQKLLETEEKIDILICNAGIAAIPLGKSEDGYEIQFATNVLGHALLIRKLLPLLRKSTSSGARIISLGSYGYRMAKTVDLERVSGDGLAKDKDDFLGYQRWRRYTESKLANTLYTSQLAKQYPEITSVTVTPGFVESDMVKNFGFVDHWMTKLGAKLARGQKGMVTVEEGAENTVWAATVEAKELVNGGLYDPVGKRVPEGELTAAARDEALAKKLWDWTEAELKRWL; this is encoded by the coding sequence ATGACCACCCTCACCGGCAAAACCATCCTCATAACCGGAGGTACCCGCGGCCTCGGCGCCGTCACCGCTCTCGCCCTTGCCCGCCTCGGTCCACACAAGATCTACATAACCGGCCggccctcctcttccgccacCGCAGACACACTCATCTCCAAAATCCGCTCAGAAGCCGAATCCAAccccaacgccaacaacGTCTGCACAAACATCACCTTCCTCCCCACCGACAACGCCTCACTCGCTTCTGTCTCCGCCACCGCTCAAAAGCTGCTAGAAACCGAAGAGAAAATCGACATCCTCATCTGCAACGCCGGCATCGCCGCCATCCCCCTGGGCAAATCAGAAGATGGCTACGAGATCCAGTTCGCTACCAACGTCCTCGGCCACGCTTTACTCATTCGCAAACTCTTGCCTCTCTTGCGcaagagtacctctagtggtGCAAGAATCATCAGCCTAGGCTCCTACGGCTACCGCATGGCGAAAACCGTCGATCTCGAGCGCGTATCTGGAGATGGTTTGGCGAAGGACAAGGATGATTTCCTGGGCTATCAGAGATGGCGGCGGTATACGGAGTCCAAGTTGGCCAATACGCTGTACACCTCTCAGCTTGCGAAGCAGTACCCGGAGATTACTTCGGTGACGGTCACGCCGGGGTTTGTGGAGAGTGATATGGTCAAGAACTTTGGCTTTGTGGATCATTGGATGACCAAGTTGGGAGCGAAATTGGCTCGGGGGCAAAAGGGAATGGTGACGGTGGAAGAGGGGGCGGAGAATACTGTTTGGGCTGCTACCGTAGAAGCAAAGGAGTTGGTGAATGGAGGATTGTATGATCCTGTTGGGAAGAGGGTGCCTGAGGGGGAGTTGACGGCCGCGGCGAGGGATGAGGCTTTGGCTAAGAAACTTTGGGACTGGACAGAGGCGGAGTTGAAGAGGTGGTTGTAA